Proteins from one Strix uralensis isolate ZFMK-TIS-50842 chromosome 14, bStrUra1, whole genome shotgun sequence genomic window:
- the BRD8 gene encoding bromodomain-containing protein 8 isoform X1 — translation MAAGTGKHKLLSAGPTEPWSIREKLCLASSVMRSGDQNWVSVSRAIKPFAEPGRPPDWFSQKHCASQYSELLETTETPKRKRGEKGEVVETVEDVIVRKLTAERVEELKKMIKETQEKYRQLKKDAELIQAGHMDNRLEELCNEIMIKKKMEEEEAEVKRKATDAAYQARQAIKNPPRRLTGVMVRSPAGSTSPGGDYALGDLSQPAVDEASPGVTPGTLPSTPVASFIGIPDTPPGSAPLDAPMTPVTDDSPQKKMLGQKATPPPSPLLSELLKKGSLLPTSPRLVGENEMAVASGHMNSSGVLLEVGSVLPVLHSGEMQSAPGAVPASPAASGAPTLSRLLEAGPAQFTSPLASFSAVASEPPAKLLPPPVEPVSQATIVMMPTLSAPSVVPPAAAPESVATVSQPEACVSMEAVSDSHTVTVSMDSSEISMIIDSIKKECLGSGAGSTAGSSKDHCMDGKEDLDLAEKMDIAVSYTGEELDFDTVGNIIAIIEDKVDDHPEVLDAAVVEAALSSFCEDTDDPQTLPGPWEHSIRQEHEKQAQIPQVSVTVKQERLECEEPEAKGIRDLMVIGELGSEIKTEPAEQEQNQLDPEETIPATARVTETPELRSQEIEEDQRTAVAAGETSEIEIESAKGEDAVHNTVKTETPPDDDSSPPQVPNVSEDSSQADVQHKFELSESMKEEAQVLFRSQMKDGQGEEDDEDGASEAASLEEPKEEDQGEGYLSEMDNEPPVSESDDGFSVHNAPLQSHTLADSIPSSPASSQFSVCSEDQEAIQAQKIWKKAIMLVWRAAANHRYANVFLQPVTDDIAPGYHSIVQRPMDLSTIKKNIENGLIRTTAEFQRDIMLMFQNAVMYNSSDHDVYHMAVEMQRDVLEQIQQFLATQLIMQTSESGISAKSLRGRDSTRKQDASEKDSVPMGSPAFLLSLFDGGTRGRRCAIEADMKMKK, via the exons GGTATCAGTCAGCAGAGCTATCAAACCTTTTGCAGAGCCAGGGCGCCCACCTGACTGGTTTTCCCAAAAG CACTGTGCATCTCAGTATTCAGAGCTCTTGGAGACTACGGAGACCCCTAA GAGAAAACGTGGTGAGAAGGGGGAGGTTGTGGAAACTGTGGAAGATGTTATTGTGCGGAAACTGACTGCAGAACGAGTTGAGGAATTGAAGAAAATGATtaaagaaacacaggaaaaatatag GCAACTCAAGAAGGATGCAGAGCTGATCCAGGCCGGACACATGGATAACAGACTGGAGGAGCTGTGCAATGAGATTATGAT aaagaaaaaaatggaggaggaggaggcggaagTCAAGAGGAAGGCTACAGATGCTGCTTATCAGG CTCGTCAGGCCATTAAGAATCCGCCACGACGATTGACAGGTGTGATGGTTCGCTCCCCTGCAGGCTCAACCTCCCCAGGGGGAGACTATGCTCTGGGAGATCTGTCTCAGCCCGCTGTGGATGAGGCCAGTCCAGGG gtCACTCCAGGGACATTGCCCAGCACCCCAGTTGCCTCCTTCATTGGAATCCCTGACACCCCTCCAGGCTCTGCTCCCCTGGATGCCCCCATGACCCCAGTCACTGATGATTCACCCCAGAAAAAGATGCTAGGACAAAAAGCAactccgcctccttcccctctgctctcagAGCTGCTGAAGAAGGGCAGTCTCCTGCCCACAAGCCCCAGGCTG GTCGGTGAAAATGAAATGGCAGTGGCTTCTGGTCACATGAACAGCTCAGGAGTCCTGCTGGAGGTAGGAAGCGTCCTTCCAGTGCTGCACAGCGGGGAAATGCAGTCGGCACCTGGTGCTGTCCCTGCATCTCCTGCTGCTTCAG GTGCTCCTACGCTTTCCCGGCTTTTAGAAGCTGGTCCTGCACAGTTCACCTCACCTCTTGCTTCCTTCTCCGCTGTTGCCAGCGAACCTCCAGCTAAGCTCCTGCCACCCCCCGTAGAGCCTGTGTCCCAGGCAACCATTGTCATGATGCCCACGCTGTCAGCACCATCCGTTGTGccaccagctgcagctccagaaaGTGTAGCCACAG TGAGCCAGCCAGAAGCCTGTGTTTCCATGGAGGCAGTGTCTGATTCCCATACAGTGACAGTGTCCATGGACAGCAGTGAAATATCCATGATCATTGATTCCATCAAGAAAGAGTGCCTGGGGTCTGGGGCTGGCAGCACTGCAGGGTCTTCCAAAGATCACTGCATGGATGGGAAAGAAGACCTGGATTTGGCTGAGAAAATGGATATTGCGGTGTCCTATACGGGGGAAGAGCTGGACTTCGATACTGTTGGAAATATTATAGCTATCATTGAAGACAAG GTAGACGACCACCCTGAAGTCCTGGATGCAGCAGTTGTTGAAGCTGCTCTGTCTTCTTTCTGCGAAGATACCGATGACCCTCAGACCCTGCCTGGCCCATGGGAACACTCAATTCGTCAGGAGCACGAGAAACAGGCCCAGATACCCCAAGTGTCTGTGACTGTGAAGCAGGAGAGACTGGAGTGTGAGGAGCCAGAGGCAAAGGGAATTCGAGACCTAATGGTCATTGGCGAGCTGGGATCAGAAATAAAGACAGAAcctgcagagcaggagcagaacCAGTTGGACCCTGAGGAAACCATACCAGCAACTGCAAGAGTGACAGAAACACCAGAGCTTAGAAGTCAAGAGATAGAAGAGGATCAAAGAACAGCTGTAGCAGCAGGAGAGACTTCTGAAATTGAGATAGAATCAGCCAAGGGAGAAGATGCAGTGCACAATACAGTGAAGACAGAG ACCCCACCTGATGATGATTCATCCCCTCCACAAGTCCCAAATGTGAGTGAAGACTCCTCACAGGCTGATGTTCAGCACAAATTTGAGCTGTCAG agTCAATGAAGGAGGAGGCCCAAGTCCTGTTTAGGAGTCAGATGAAG GATGGGCAGGGTGAAGAGGATGATGAGGATGGTGCCAGTGAGGCTGCCAGTTTGGAAGAACCCAAAGAAGAAGATCAGGGTGAAGGATATCTGTCAGAGATGGATAATGAACCCCCCGTGAGTGAGAGCGATGATGGCTTCAGTGTCCATAATGCACCTTTACAGTCTCACACGCTAGCCGACTCCAtccccagcagcccagcctccTCGCAGTT CTCAGTGTGCAGTGAGGACCAGGAAGCAATACAGGCCCAGAAGATCTGGAAGAAAGCCATCATGCTAGTTTGGAGAGCAGCAGCTAATCACAG GTATGCTAATGTCTTCCTACAGCCTGTAACTGATGATATAGCACCAGGCTACCACAGTATTGTGCAGAG GCCAATGGATTTATCCACCATCAAAAAGAACATTGAGAATGGGCTGATACGAACCACAGCTGAGTTCCAGCGTGATATTATGCTGATGTTTCAAAATGCAGTTATGTACAACAGCTCTGACCATGATGTGTACCACATGGCTGTGGAGATGCAGCGAGATGTCCTGGAGCAGATCCAG CAATTTCTGGCCACACAGCTGATCATGCAAACATCGGAGTCAGGGATCAGTGCAAAGAGCCTGCGTGGGCGAGACTCCACTCGCAAGCAAGATGCTTCGGAGAAG GACAGTGTCCCAATGGgctctcctgccttccttctctctctcttt GACGGAGGCACCAGAGGGCGTCGCTGTGCCATCGAGGCAGACATGAAGATGAAGAAATGA